In Lycium ferocissimum isolate CSIRO_LF1 chromosome 11, AGI_CSIRO_Lferr_CH_V1, whole genome shotgun sequence, a single genomic region encodes these proteins:
- the LOC132038272 gene encoding putative F-box/LRR-repeat protein 23: MVCDGLVEAVQKLPLLEELSLTHTTITTEGIEALGHSCPWLKSFELNNSLDMGSGDYFENEDVRNEEALAIAKNLPTLHHLQLIGNSITNKGLKAILDSCPHLVSLDLRLCKYVSLNEVLSSRISGQIKNVKLPHDSLAGLDFSFNACGEEDDDLSFEDYERDMSSEDDEWDMSSEDNEDDMSDDY; this comes from the coding sequence ATGGTATGTGACGGCTTGGTTGAAGCAGTTCAAAAGCTCCCATTGTTAGAAGAGCTGAGCCTGACACACACTACTATCACAACAGAAGGCATTGAAGCTCTTGGGCACTCTTGCCCATGGTTGAAGTCGTTTGAATTGAATAACTCCTTGGATATGGGATCAGGTGATTACTTTGAAAATGAAGATGTGAGAAATGAAGAGGCTCTAGCTATTGCTAAAAACCTGCCAACCTTGCACCACCTTCAACTCATTGGAAACAGTATTACAAATAAAGGCCTCAAGGCTATTCTTGATAGTTGTCCTCATCTTGTATCACTTGATCTGCGGCTGTGCAAATATGTTAGCCTCAACGAAGTCTTGAGTAGTAGAATATCTGGACAAATTAAAAATGTGAAGCTCCCTCATGATTCTCTGGCAGGTCTTGACTTTTCATTTAACGCTTGCGGGGAAGAAGATGATGACCTGTCATTTGAGGATTATGAACGGGACATGTCATCTGAGGATGATGAATGGGACATGTCATCTGAGGATAATGAAGATGACATGTCTGATGATTACTGA
- the LOC132037000 gene encoding putative F-box/LRR-repeat protein 23: MNRKGKGKNEKPSMEKIPPWLELPEGIWANILRTLGVEEILKTAEKVCTTWRRICKEPSTWRVINMCCYEEEHSDMGYHLKKMCRYAVDRSQGELVDIYLDYFATDKLLQYISERSGKMKRLSIACCYFKVCDGLVEAVQKLPLLEELSLTHTAITTEGIEALGCSCPQLKSFVLNNSLYMGSGDDSDKEDERNEEALAIAKNLPTLHHLQLIGNSMTNKGLKAILDSCPHLVSLDLRLCKFVSLNEVLSSRISGQIKDVKYPHDSLAGLKFSFEACGDEDLSDGMSEEDMSDDY; the protein is encoded by the exons ATGAATAGGAAAGGTAAGGGTAAAAATGAGAAGCCGTCAATGGAGAAAATACCACCGTGGTTGGAACTGCCAGAAGGTATATGGGCAAATATATTACGGACGTTGGGTGTTGAAGAGATACTGAAGACAGCAGAGAAAGTGTGCACTACTTGGAGGCGAATATGCAAGGAACCTTCCACGTGGAGAGTCATTAACATGTGTTGTTATGAAGAGGAACACTCTGACATGGGTTATCATTTAAAGAAAATGTGTCGATATGCTGTTGATCGTAGTCAAGGTGAATTAGTTGATATCTATTTGGACTACTTTGCCACTGATAAGTTGCTTCAGTACATATCAGAGAG ATCAGGAAAAATGAAGAGGCTTAGTATTGCATGTTGCTATTTTAAGGTATGTGATGGGTTGGTTGAAGCAGTTCAAAAGCTCCCTTTGTTAGAGGAGTTGAGTCTGACGCACACTGCCATCACAACAGAAGGCATTGAAGCTCTTGGATGCTCTTGCCCACAGTTGAAGTCGTTTGTATTGAATAACTCATTGTATATGGGATCAGGTGATGACTCTGATAAAGAAGATGAAAGAAATGAAGAGGCTCTAGCTATTGCTAAAAACCTGCCTACCTTGCACCATCTCCAACTCATTGGCAACAGCATGACAAATAAAGGCCTCAAAGCTATTCTTGATAGTTGTCCTCATCTTGTATCACTTGACCTGCGGCTGTGCAAATTTGTGAGCCTCAACGAAGTCCTGAGTAGTAGAATTTCGGGGCAGATAAAAGATGTGAAGTACCCTCATGACTCTCTGGCGGGTTTGAAATTTTCATTTGAGGCTTGTGGGGATGAGGATTTGTCTGATGGCATGTCTGAGGAGGACATGTCTGATGATTACTAA
- the LOC132038273 gene encoding uncharacterized protein LOC132038273, whose protein sequence is MGFKKYSELISLLVAEQINGLLMKNHESRSTGSSPFLEVNETNFHQAKCVKGRGPNPRRGPSSGHDRGRGKSYNHDERLAPNKSLQNNDEKHETVQRKNPEDKCHRCGGKVHWSRATLVELYQASLKRAEKNAEANFISEDNDDFMHLDVDDYFALPEIDPVIIDESVET, encoded by the coding sequence ATGGGGTTCAAAAAGTATTCTGAACTAATTTCACTTCTTGTAGCCGAACAAATTAATGGgttattaatgaaaaatcatgaaagccGGTCTACTGGTTCTAGTCCATTCCTTGAAGTGAATGAGACTAACTTTCACCAAGCTAAGTGTGTAAAAGGTCGTGGCCCCAATCCTCGTCGTGGCCCTAGCAGTGGTCATGACCGTGGTCGAGGAAAAAGCTATAATCATGATGAACGCCTAGCACCAAATAAATCCCTTCAAAATAACGATGAAAAGCATGAAACTGTGCAAAGGAAAAACCCAGAAGATAAATGCCACAGATGTGGTGGTAAAGTGCATTGGTCACGTGCGACACTTGTTGAGCTTTATCAAGCCTCCCTAAAAAGGGCAGAAAAGAATGCTGAAGCAAATTTTATTTCTGAAGATAATGATGACTTCATGCATTTGGATGTAGATGATTACTTTGCTCTCCCAGAAATAGATCCTGTAATCATAGATGAATCTGTAGaaacttaa
- the LOC132036114 gene encoding patatin-like protein 2, whose protein sequence is METNVTILSIDGGGIRGIIPATILEYLESQLQELDGEDARLADYFDIIAGTSTGGLVTAMLTAPNKEGRPLFAAKDITPFYLEHGPKIFPHNGGLFGSIRKKFKSLVRPRYNGKYLHQVIKEKLGETRLLETLTNIVIPTFDIKNLQSRVFSTFEAKENPLMDARLSDICISTSAAPTYLPAHYFKNQDKDGNFQEFNLVDGGVAANNPALIATTEVTKQILHGNSDFFPVKPDDYGRFLVISLGTGTSTKMKLKYNAKTAAKWGLCKWLLYGGSSPILDLLTHASDDMVNFHISALLQALHSENNYLRVQDDTLTETDSSVDISTEVNMRRLVEIGKKLLKKTVSKIDLHTGLLEPCEHSGSNEEALKRLAKLLSEERRLRKSKAALPNNRL, encoded by the exons ATGGAGACCAACGTGACAATTTTGAGTATTGATGGAGGAGGCATTAGGGGAATCATACCTGCCACCATTCTTGAATATCTTGAATCTCAACTTCAG GAATTGGATGGCGAGGACGCAAGGCTCGCCGATTATTTCGATATAATCGCAGGAACGAGCACAGGTGGATTGGTGACGGCCATGTTAACTGCACCAAACAAAGAAGGACGTCCTCTTTTTGCTGCTAAAGATATCACACCTTTCTATCTTGAACATGGCCCAAAGATCTTTCCACATAATGG GGGGTTGTTTGGATCAATAAGAAAGAAATTTAAATCTCTCGTGAGACCAAGGTATAACGGGAAATATCTTCACCAAGTTATAAAGGAGAAACTAGGCGAGACTCGGCTACTTGAAACCTTAACGAACATTGTTATTCCAACTTTTGATATCAAGAATTTGCAGTCAAGAGTCTTCTCTACTTTTGAG GCCAAAGAAAATCCATTAATGGATGCTCGGCTATCAGATATATGCATCAGCACATCTGCAGCTCCAACATATCTTCCAGCCCATTATTTCAAGAACCAAGACAAAGATGGCAACtttcaagaattcaatcttGTAGATGGTGGAGTTGCAGCCAACAATCCg gcccTTATAGCAACGACGGAAGTGACCAAGCAAATCCTCCATGGGAATTCAGATTTCTTTCCGGTAAAGCCAGATGATTATGGTCGCTTTTTAGTGATCTCACTAGGTACAGGAACATCAacaaaaatgaaattgaaatacAATGCTAAAACAGCAGCCAAATGGGGTCTTTGCAAATGGCTCCTCTATGGTGGTTCATCTCCAATCTTGGACCTTCTTACTCATGCCAGTGATGATATGGTTAATTTCCATATTTCTGCCCTCCTCCAAGCACTTCATTCCGAAAATAATTATCTTCGCGTTCAGGATGACACATTGACAGAGACTGATTCCTCCGTTGACATATCAACAGAGGTTAACATGAGGAGATTAGTTGAAATTGGGAAGAAATTGCTGAAAAAAACAgtttcaaagattgatttgcATACAGGTCTACTTGAACCGTGTGAACATAGTGGCTCAAATGAAGAAGCTTTGAAAAGGCTCGCTAAGTTGCTTTCAGAAGAAAGAAGACTTAGGAAATCCAAGGCAGCTTTACCAAACAACAGACTATAG